The nucleotide sequence TGCTTGCGGTGTGCGGGTGTGGTGCGCCTGGTGGGTGTTGTGTGCCCGGGCGCTCCCGCCGTGGGTCGGAATGTCCGGATTCGGCACAAAGGCCGCCGACGACCCCCAGGCCGGATTTGAAAACCGCATGATTGCAAGGTTCTGCCCACGGCCGACGGCGACGTCGGAGTCGTTTATGCCGATCCTGGACACTTTGGGCCGCCACGCACCGGAACGAGCAGCAACGGAGAGCCGCCGCGGGCAGGCCTACCCCAAGCACTCGGGGGTACGCCAATGCCAGAACCGTCATCGCCGACGTCGTCTCACTATCCGGCCGCACGGTTGTGTCCCCCTCCGCCGCGCCCCTAAGGTGCACGGCATGACCCAAGCGCATCCCCTGCTCGCCGCCGCGGAGTCCCGCGGGGCGTTGCTGCGCTCCACTCGAGTCATGTGCTGTCAGGCCCGCTAAGCGCCTGACCACTGCGGCTTCGCCGCACACGGAATCCGGCGCACTGAGGCGTCCGGAGCCGCGCGGCAGCAAGTGGACCAATTCCCGGCCAATAACCGGCAGTCACTTGTAGACACCGATCCGGAGCGAGTCCCCGAACCAATGACTCCGGACGCTCATGCACCACCAGCCTGGAGGAGACATGAGCACGATCAAGGACCCGTCCGCAAGCGACACCCCCGCCGGCCGCGCCATCCGCCCGCCGCGCGCCGGCCGCTCCAACGGCCAGTGGCGCATCGACGGCCGCAAGCCCCTGAACCCCAATGAGGTCGTCAAGCAGGACGGCGATCCGCTCGGCGCGCACGACCGCATCCTGTCCTCCTATGGCGCAGCCGGGTTCGACGCCATCCCGGACGACGACCTCCACACCCGCTTTCGCTGGTGGGGCCTGTACACGCAGCGCAAGCAGGGCATCGACGGAGGCCGTACCGCCCAGCTCAGCCCCGCCGAGCTGTCCGACCGGTACTTCATGCAGCGGGTGCGGATGGACGGCCAATCCCTGTCCGTGCGGCAGATGCGCGTCCTCGGCCAGGCCGCCAACGACTTCGCCCGCGGCACCCTGGACGTCACCGACCGGCAGAACCTCCAGATGCACTGGATCCAGATCGAGTCCGTACCCGAGCTGTGGCGCCGACTGGAGGAGGTCGGCCTGACCACCATCGAGGCGTGCGGCGACACCCCGCGCGGCTTCCTCGTCTCCCCCGTGGCCGGGATCGACCCCGACGAGATCATCGACCCCTCCGCCGCCGCGGCCGAGATCCGCGACACCTTCCTCGGCAACCCCGACATTGCCAACCTGCCTCGCAAGTTCAAGACAGCCTTCACCGGTTCCCCCACGCTGGACATCCTCCACGAGATCAACGACATCGCCTACGTGGGCGTGGAGCACCCCGAGCTCGGTCCCGGCTACGACCTGTGGATCGCCGGAGCCCTGTCGACCGCACCCTTCCTCGGACAGCGCCTGGGCACATTCGTGCGGCCCGACCAGGTCACCGACGTGTGGTGGGCCACCATCCGGCTCTTCCGCGACTACGGCTACCGCCGCCTGCGTAACAAGGCCCGGTTGAAGTTCCTCATGGCCGAGTGGGGCCCGAAGAAGTTCCGTCAGGTCCTGCAGGACGAGTACCTGGGCTACGAGCTGGCGGACGGCCCCGCCCCCGCGCCGCCGGTGGGCGAGGCGGACCACATCGGTGTCCACCGGCAGAAGGACGGGCGCTACTGGATCGGCGGCAAGCCTCCGGTCGGGCGCCTGTCCGGGGACACCATGCTGGGGCTGGCCGACCTCGCCGAGGCGGTCGGTTCCGATCGTGTACGTACAACGCCGCTGCAGAACATCCTGCTGCTGGACGTGCCCGCGCAGCGCGTGGACGAGGCCGTAGCCGGCCTGCGGAAACTCGGCATCAACCCGGATCCGGGGCCGTTGACCCGCTCGCTGCTGGCCTGCACCGGCCTGGAGTTCTGCAAGTTCGCAATCGTGGAGACCAAGTCCCTGGCGGCGCGGGTGAGCGCCGAGCTCGACACGCGCCTGGCGGACCTCGACCTCGACCGCCGTATCTCCATCAGCGTCAACGGCTGCCCCAACTCCTGCGTCCGCATCCAGATCGCCGACATCGGGCTCAAGGGCCAGATCATCAGCGTCGACGGTCAGCAGGTACCCGGCTTCCAGGTGCACCTGGGAGGCGGCCTGGCCTCCGCCGGCCACAACGAGGCCGAGCTGGGACGCACCGTGCGCGGCCTGAAGGTGGCCGCCACCGACTTGACCGACTACATCGAACGCGTCGTGCGCCGCTAC is from Actinomyces sp. 432 and encodes:
- a CDS encoding nitrite/sulfite reductase, with amino-acid sequence MSTIKDPSASDTPAGRAIRPPRAGRSNGQWRIDGRKPLNPNEVVKQDGDPLGAHDRILSSYGAAGFDAIPDDDLHTRFRWWGLYTQRKQGIDGGRTAQLSPAELSDRYFMQRVRMDGQSLSVRQMRVLGQAANDFARGTLDVTDRQNLQMHWIQIESVPELWRRLEEVGLTTIEACGDTPRGFLVSPVAGIDPDEIIDPSAAAAEIRDTFLGNPDIANLPRKFKTAFTGSPTLDILHEINDIAYVGVEHPELGPGYDLWIAGALSTAPFLGQRLGTFVRPDQVTDVWWATIRLFRDYGYRRLRNKARLKFLMAEWGPKKFRQVLQDEYLGYELADGPAPAPPVGEADHIGVHRQKDGRYWIGGKPPVGRLSGDTMLGLADLAEAVGSDRVRTTPLQNILLLDVPAQRVDEAVAGLRKLGINPDPGPLTRSLLACTGLEFCKFAIVETKSLAARVSAELDTRLADLDLDRRISISVNGCPNSCVRIQIADIGLKGQIISVDGQQVPGFQVHLGGGLASAGHNEAELGRTVRGLKVAATDLTDYIERVVRRYAAARAPEESFSQWAQRAPQEELV